Proteins encoded together in one Shewanella acanthi window:
- the menE gene encoding o-succinylbenzoate--CoA ligase, giving the protein MTELKACMVSPIHSAAVLSSERVAIKLPDEQISYKDLSQRVMALSKQLTDLGVNEGEPLACISSNNLEMICLYWACIEIGAIFFPISPRFPQAQIQSLIDSHNIRYLWSDSAIAPGQSQALKLNFAGSVVDTPKPLDINRPANVILTSGSSGTPKAAVHSLSNHIANAEGSLSTIDLEEGDSWLLSLPLFHIGGLAILNRCALKGATVVIPHPERSLTVQIEQDKLTHISLVPAQLAPILAAPDANLHSIKALLLGGGAISVDLLTELKHRNIACFTSYGMTEMGSQITTGPALADGSSGKLLPNRELKIIDGVIWVRGETLFMGYLSHDGIHKELDNDGWFYTKDRGEWDANGNLKILGRVDNMFISGGENVQPEEIEAALKQHPQINEAIVFAEPDSRFGYLPAAIVRGDIVKQLAEKTAELDDYLSDKIARFKRPRHYYAWPESATQTGLKINRSTIIEAMKAAKT; this is encoded by the coding sequence ATGACGGAGCTCAAGGCGTGCATGGTTTCACCAATTCATAGTGCCGCCGTATTAAGTTCTGAGCGTGTCGCCATCAAACTGCCCGATGAGCAGATTAGCTATAAAGATCTCAGCCAACGAGTGATGGCGCTTAGCAAACAGCTCACGGATTTGGGTGTTAATGAGGGCGAGCCACTCGCCTGTATCAGTAGCAATAATCTGGAGATGATTTGCCTCTACTGGGCCTGTATTGAGATTGGCGCCATCTTCTTTCCGATCTCACCACGTTTTCCGCAAGCGCAGATTCAAAGCCTCATCGACAGCCATAATATCCGTTATTTATGGAGTGATTCAGCGATAGCGCCTGGGCAATCGCAAGCCTTAAAGCTTAACTTTGCGGGCAGCGTTGTCGACACTCCCAAACCGCTCGATATCAATCGCCCTGCCAATGTGATTTTAACTTCGGGGTCGAGCGGCACACCAAAGGCGGCGGTGCATAGCCTGAGCAACCATATCGCCAATGCTGAAGGCTCCTTGAGTACCATTGACTTAGAGGAAGGCGATAGCTGGCTGCTGTCGCTGCCGCTGTTCCATATCGGCGGTTTAGCCATTCTTAACCGCTGCGCCCTAAAAGGGGCGACCGTGGTGATACCGCATCCAGAAAGGTCACTCACCGTGCAAATTGAGCAGGATAAGCTAACACACATATCCCTCGTTCCTGCCCAATTAGCACCGATACTCGCCGCGCCAGATGCCAATCTTCACAGCATAAAAGCGCTACTGCTTGGCGGTGGCGCCATTTCTGTCGATTTACTCACGGAGCTTAAACATCGCAATATCGCCTGCTTTACCAGCTATGGCATGACGGAGATGGGCTCGCAAATCACCACTGGGCCAGCACTTGCCGATGGCAGCAGCGGTAAGTTACTCCCTAATCGTGAGTTGAAGATTATCGATGGGGTAATTTGGGTGCGCGGCGAAACCCTGTTTATGGGGTATCTGAGCCACGATGGCATTCACAAAGAGTTAGATAACGATGGCTGGTTTTACACTAAGGATAGAGGCGAGTGGGATGCCAATGGCAATCTTAAAATCCTAGGCCGCGTCGATAACATGTTTATCTCTGGCGGCGAAAATGTGCAGCCAGAGGAGATTGAAGCTGCGCTTAAGCAGCATCCGCAAATTAATGAGGCCATTGTCTTCGCCGAACCCGATAGTCGTTTCGGTTATTTGCCAGCCGCCATTGTCCGAGGGGACATTGTTAAGCAACTCGCAGAAAAGACTGCTGAGCTCGATGATTACCTCTCGGACAAAATTGCCCGTTTTAAGCGCCCACGGCATTATTATGCTTGGCCAGAGAGTGCCACTCAAACAGGGCTTAAAATCAATCGCAGCACCATTATTGAAGCGATGAAAGCTGCCAAGACTTAG
- the rpoH gene encoding RNA polymerase sigma factor RpoH — protein sequence MTFQTQSMALTVPQGSSSLEAYIHSVTSITMLDAETEYELAKRLQETGDLQAAKQLIMSHLRFVVHVAKGYSGYGLPQADLIQEGNIGLMKAVKRFDPDVGVRLVSFAVHWIKAEIHEYVLKNWRIVKVATTKAQRKLFFNIRKAKTRLGWFSDDEVAMVAENLGVSKADVTEMESRMAAQDPSFDLSSDNDDEQDFAPVHYLEDHSSDLAENIENDNWESNAQGRLLSAIKTLDERSQHILRARWLDDDKTTLQELAETYQVSAERIRQLEKNAMNKLKACMEA from the coding sequence ATGACCTTTCAAACGCAATCAATGGCACTCACTGTCCCGCAAGGTAGCAGTAGTTTAGAGGCTTATATCCATTCAGTGACTAGCATTACCATGCTGGACGCTGAGACTGAGTATGAGTTAGCCAAACGTTTGCAGGAAACGGGTGATCTGCAGGCTGCGAAGCAACTGATTATGTCGCACCTGCGTTTTGTTGTGCACGTTGCTAAGGGCTACTCAGGTTACGGCCTACCACAGGCTGACCTTATCCAAGAAGGTAATATCGGTCTGATGAAAGCGGTTAAACGCTTCGATCCCGATGTGGGCGTGCGTCTAGTGTCCTTCGCGGTACACTGGATCAAAGCCGAAATTCATGAATATGTGCTGAAAAACTGGCGCATAGTTAAAGTGGCTACCACTAAAGCGCAGCGTAAGTTGTTCTTTAATATCCGTAAAGCTAAGACTCGTCTGGGCTGGTTCAGCGATGATGAAGTGGCAATGGTGGCCGAAAACCTAGGCGTATCTAAGGCCGATGTGACCGAAATGGAGTCACGTATGGCGGCGCAGGATCCATCATTCGATCTCAGTAGCGATAACGATGATGAGCAAGATTTTGCTCCTGTACATTACCTAGAAGACCATTCATCCGACTTAGCTGAAAACATCGAAAACGATAACTGGGAATCCAATGCCCAAGGCCGTTTATTATCAGCAATCAAAACCTTAGACGAGCGTAGCCAGCACATTTTGCGCGCCCGTTGGTTAGATGATGATAAGACGACGCTGCAGGAATTAGCAGAGACCTATCAAGTATCCGCTGAGCGTATTCGCCAGTTAGAAAAGAACGCGATGAATAAGCTTAAGGCCTGTATGGAAGCTTAA
- the ftsX gene encoding permease-like cell division protein FtsX, giving the protein MSDNAKLTRSKLPISGRIVMFFIRHVQQAMASMGELWRSPVSSLMTMAVLGVSLSLPAALQVLVKNAETITSSWNSAAEISLFIDENRSEQTIQSLLTRIRTYPEVDKVQYINRDQALEEFQRLSGFGEALAYLDKNPLPAVITVTPTQRYSTPVGARELLTKLEREPEISFGRLDIEWLERLQAVVRLLERTVMAIAALLVLAVVLVIGNTIRLAIMNRRAEIEVMKLVGATESFIQRPFLYTGIWYGVIGGVLAWLIINLLVWYLDSALAELLGLYGSQLEMKSLTLMELLQLVGLASFLGWLGSYLSVRQHLRAIEPS; this is encoded by the coding sequence ATGAGCGACAACGCCAAATTAACCCGCAGCAAGCTGCCAATTTCGGGTCGTATCGTGATGTTCTTTATTCGCCATGTGCAGCAGGCAATGGCGAGTATGGGGGAGCTGTGGCGTAGCCCGGTTTCCTCCTTGATGACCATGGCCGTACTTGGGGTGAGTTTAAGCTTACCTGCGGCGCTGCAAGTGTTAGTGAAGAATGCAGAGACCATTACCAGTTCTTGGAACAGCGCAGCGGAAATTTCATTATTTATTGACGAAAACCGCAGTGAGCAAACGATTCAGAGTCTATTAACTCGCATTCGCACTTATCCCGAAGTGGATAAGGTGCAGTATATCAATCGTGACCAAGCGTTAGAGGAATTCCAACGCCTATCAGGCTTTGGTGAGGCCTTAGCCTATTTAGATAAAAACCCATTGCCGGCGGTGATTACGGTAACCCCAACTCAACGTTATTCGACGCCCGTTGGTGCCCGCGAGTTGCTTACAAAACTCGAGCGTGAACCTGAGATCAGTTTCGGCCGCTTAGATATCGAATGGCTAGAACGTTTGCAGGCAGTGGTTAGGTTGCTTGAGCGCACTGTGATGGCGATAGCTGCGCTGCTGGTGTTAGCCGTAGTGCTGGTAATCGGCAACACCATTCGCCTTGCGATTATGAACCGCCGCGCAGAGATTGAAGTGATGAAGTTGGTCGGTGCGACCGAGTCCTTTATTCAGCGTCCCTTCCTTTATACTGGGATTTGGTACGGCGTGATTGGCGGCGTGTTGGCATGGCTTATAATTAATCTGCTGGTGTGGTATCTGGATTCTGCACTCGCTGAGTTGCTCGGGCTCTATGGCAGTCAGCTGGAAATGAAATCTCTGACCTTGATGGAATTACTGCAGTTAGTCGGCCTTGCCTCCTTCTTAGGGTGGCTTGGTTCCTATCTCTCGGTAAGACAACATTTAAGGGCGATTGAGCCTTCATAG
- the ftsE gene encoding cell division ATP-binding protein FtsE: MIDFQQVSKVYPGGQMALEDVNFHLQQGEMAFLTGHSGAGKSTLLKLITVIERATTGRVAINGHDIAKISPKHVPYLRRNIGMIFQNHHLLMDKSVFDNVALPLVIEGFSHGEIRKRVAAALDMVGLYGKERHNPIMLSGGEQQRVGIARAIVNKPPLLLADEPTGNLDPKLSMDILRLFETFNDAGTSVLIATHDLGLIARMKYRTFTLKQGRMLGAQELHQSRAKPQGESL; the protein is encoded by the coding sequence ATGATTGATTTTCAGCAGGTCAGTAAAGTTTACCCTGGTGGCCAAATGGCACTGGAGGATGTGAATTTTCACCTACAGCAGGGTGAAATGGCATTCTTAACCGGCCATTCGGGCGCGGGTAAGAGTACGCTGCTGAAGTTAATTACCGTTATCGAGCGTGCGACAACGGGTCGTGTGGCGATTAACGGTCACGATATTGCCAAGATCAGCCCTAAACATGTGCCATATCTTCGTCGTAATATCGGAATGATTTTTCAAAACCATCACCTGCTGATGGATAAAAGCGTGTTCGATAACGTGGCGTTGCCGCTGGTTATCGAAGGTTTCTCCCATGGAGAGATCCGCAAACGTGTAGCCGCTGCGTTGGATATGGTGGGGCTCTATGGCAAAGAACGCCATAATCCCATTATGTTATCGGGAGGTGAGCAGCAACGTGTTGGTATTGCTCGCGCGATTGTGAATAAGCCGCCGTTATTGCTGGCCGACGAACCTACGGGTAACTTAGACCCTAAGTTGTCGATGGATATCCTAAGACTATTCGAGACCTTCAACGACGCAGGCACAAGCGTGTTAATCGCGACCCACGATCTGGGGCTTATCGCCAGAATGAAATACCGCACTTTCACCCTCAAACAAGGGCGTATGCTCGGTGCACAGGAATTACATCAGTCGCGAGCAAAGCCTCAGGGTGAAAGTCTATGA
- the ftsY gene encoding signal recognition particle-docking protein FtsY, with protein MAKKGFFSWFRKDKSQDEVVAQTAAVTPTQDQQVEAERLAAEQLAAEQAEAEALKLAEDQRIAAERAAAEQIAAEQAAQALAAEKLAQEQAEALRIAQEQRIAEEQRIAAQQAIEAQKAFEEQQAFEKEQARIEAERIAAEALAAEKLAAEQLAAEQAAQAAEKLAQEQAEAEALQLAEEQRLAEEQRLEEQRLAEEQAAAKLAEEAANSQSIELELQPEPQAKPVKESLFARLKRGLMRTSENIGSGFIGLFRGKKIDDDLFEELEEQLLIADVGVETTTRLISSLTEHASRKQLKDAEALYELLRDEMQKTLEPVAIPLVPENASGPFVILMVGVNGVGKTTTIGKLAKQYQRQGKTVMLAAGDTFRAAAVEQLQVWGQRNDIPVVAQHTGADSASVLFDAFQAAKARKIDVLIADTAGRLQNKSHLMEELKKVVRVMKKLDADAPHEVMLTLDASTGQNAISQAQLFQEAVGVTGMTISKLDGTAKGGVVFAIADKFKIPLRYIGVGEQIDDLRTFNAKEFIDALFTQEKADS; from the coding sequence ATGGCAAAGAAAGGTTTTTTCTCTTGGTTTCGTAAAGATAAATCACAAGATGAGGTTGTCGCGCAAACCGCTGCCGTCACTCCAACGCAAGATCAACAGGTTGAAGCCGAAAGGCTTGCGGCCGAACAATTAGCCGCAGAACAGGCTGAGGCCGAAGCACTCAAATTAGCAGAAGACCAGCGTATCGCAGCCGAACGTGCTGCCGCTGAGCAAATCGCAGCAGAGCAAGCAGCCCAAGCGTTAGCCGCTGAAAAGCTCGCGCAGGAGCAAGCCGAAGCTCTACGGATCGCACAAGAGCAGCGTATTGCAGAAGAGCAACGCATCGCGGCTCAGCAGGCTATTGAGGCCCAAAAAGCATTTGAAGAACAGCAAGCTTTTGAAAAAGAGCAGGCGCGTATCGAAGCAGAGCGTATTGCGGCCGAAGCACTTGCAGCAGAGAAATTAGCGGCTGAGCAGCTAGCCGCCGAGCAAGCGGCACAGGCTGCTGAAAAGCTGGCACAAGAGCAAGCCGAAGCAGAAGCGCTACAACTTGCAGAGGAACAACGCCTTGCAGAAGAGCAACGCCTTGAAGAGCAGCGTTTAGCCGAGGAACAAGCCGCAGCTAAGTTAGCTGAAGAAGCGGCTAACTCGCAATCAATCGAGCTAGAGCTACAGCCAGAGCCGCAGGCCAAACCGGTTAAAGAAAGCCTATTTGCCCGCTTAAAGCGCGGCCTAATGCGTACCAGCGAGAATATCGGCAGCGGTTTTATTGGCTTATTCCGCGGTAAAAAAATCGACGATGATTTATTTGAAGAGTTGGAAGAACAACTGCTTATCGCCGACGTGGGTGTTGAAACCACCACTCGTTTGATTAGCAGCCTGACCGAACATGCTTCTCGTAAACAGTTGAAGGACGCCGAAGCCCTTTACGAATTGCTGCGCGATGAAATGCAAAAGACACTCGAGCCCGTGGCAATCCCATTGGTGCCTGAGAACGCCAGCGGTCCATTTGTGATCCTAATGGTGGGTGTTAATGGTGTGGGTAAAACCACCACTATTGGTAAGTTAGCTAAGCAGTATCAACGTCAGGGTAAAACCGTGATGTTGGCTGCGGGTGACACCTTCCGCGCCGCAGCGGTAGAGCAATTACAGGTTTGGGGTCAACGTAACGACATTCCTGTGGTCGCCCAGCATACGGGTGCAGATAGCGCATCGGTACTGTTTGATGCCTTCCAAGCCGCTAAGGCGCGTAAGATTGATGTATTGATTGCCGATACTGCGGGTCGCCTGCAGAACAAGTCGCACCTCATGGAAGAGCTAAAGAAAGTTGTTCGCGTCATGAAGAAGCTCGATGCCGATGCGCCGCACGAAGTGATGCTAACGCTCGATGCAAGCACGGGCCAAAACGCCATTAGCCAGGCGCAGCTATTCCAAGAAGCCGTAGGTGTGACCGGTATGACCATCAGCAAACTTGATGGGACTGCTAAGGGCGGCGTGGTATTTGCTATTGCCGATAAGTTCAAAATTCCGTTACGTTATATAGGCGTAGGCGAGCAAATCGATGATTTGCGTACCTTTAATGCTAAAGAATTTATTGATGCCCTGTTCACCCAGGAAAAAGCGGATAGCTAA
- the rsmD gene encoding 16S rRNA (guanine(966)-N(2))-methyltransferase RsmD, producing MANNRAHKKQATQGPSANKKGGSGQVRIIAGQWRSRKLPIHDLEGLRPTTDRVRETLFNWLASDIAHARVLDCFGGSGALALESLSRYASFAKIIELQRSAAQQLKDNLKTLKCDHAEVVNADTLSVLQNGCDKGFDIVFIDPPFRQGLAEKTIQLLDTKGWLNRDALIYVEIESELTQLAIPASWQPLKEKTAGQVSYRLYQYQIEVQPTNGETHAIAD from the coding sequence TTGGCTAATAATCGTGCACACAAAAAGCAAGCGACCCAGGGGCCAAGTGCCAATAAAAAGGGCGGCAGCGGCCAGGTAAGGATCATTGCAGGCCAATGGCGCTCACGCAAGTTGCCTATACATGACCTCGAAGGGTTACGCCCAACAACCGATAGAGTGCGCGAAACCCTGTTTAACTGGTTAGCTAGCGATATTGCCCATGCACGGGTGCTCGACTGCTTTGGTGGCAGCGGCGCACTGGCACTAGAGTCCCTGTCCCGTTATGCCAGTTTCGCCAAAATAATCGAGTTACAACGCAGCGCTGCCCAACAGCTTAAGGACAATCTAAAGACCTTAAAGTGCGACCATGCCGAAGTCGTGAATGCTGACACCCTAAGCGTTTTGCAGAACGGATGTGATAAAGGTTTCGATATCGTATTTATCGACCCGCCGTTTCGCCAAGGCTTGGCCGAAAAGACCATTCAACTGTTAGACACTAAAGGCTGGCTAAATCGCGATGCACTGATTTATGTCGAAATTGAATCTGAGCTAACTCAACTCGCCATTCCTGCAAGCTGGCAACCCTTGAAAGAAAAAACCGCGGGTCAGGTCAGCTACCGTTTATACCAGTACCAAATTGAAGTACAGCCAACTAATGGAGAAACCCATGCCATTGCTGATTAA
- a CDS encoding DUF1145 domain-containing protein — MPLLINIGKAVTLIAWLMMGFNIIAPFEGNVGIILNILLAMTCLMHLFQVGIFHMMFNKLLKLRKQDYLQVFIFGAFSLLAYRKKVLTRTK, encoded by the coding sequence ATGCCATTGCTGATTAATATCGGTAAAGCCGTCACCCTCATAGCCTGGTTAATGATGGGCTTTAACATCATCGCGCCCTTCGAGGGCAATGTAGGAATAATTTTAAATATTCTGTTGGCAATGACCTGCCTTATGCACTTATTCCAAGTCGGCATTTTCCATATGATGTTTAACAAACTGCTTAAGCTTCGCAAGCAGGATTATTTGCAGGTATTTATTTTCGGAGCTTTCAGTCTTTTGGCTTACCGTAAAAAAGTGCTTACCCGCACTAAATAA
- the cymA gene encoding NapC/NirT family cytochrome c CymA, whose translation MNWRALFKPSAKYSILALIVIGIVIGVVGYFATQQTLHATSEDAFCMSCHSNHSLKDEVLASAHGGGRAGVTVQCQDCHLPHGPVDYLIKKIIVSKDLYGFLTIDGFNTQAWLDENRKEQADKALEYFRANDSANCQHCHTRIYENQPETMKSIAVRMHSNNFKKDPEARKTCVDCHKGVAHPYPKG comes from the coding sequence ATGAACTGGCGTGCACTATTTAAACCTAGCGCGAAATACTCAATTTTAGCGTTGATTGTGATTGGTATTGTTATTGGTGTTGTGGGTTACTTTGCGACTCAGCAAACTCTTCACGCTACTAGCGAAGACGCTTTTTGTATGAGCTGTCACAGTAACCATTCATTGAAGGATGAAGTGTTAGCTTCTGCCCATGGTGGTGGTCGTGCCGGTGTGACCGTTCAATGTCAAGATTGTCACTTACCGCACGGTCCAGTTGATTACTTAATCAAGAAAATCATTGTTTCTAAAGACTTATATGGGTTCTTAACCATCGACGGTTTCAACACCCAAGCATGGTTAGACGAAAACCGTAAAGAACAAGCTGACAAGGCATTAGAGTATTTCCGTGCCAATGACTCTGCGAACTGCCAACACTGTCATACCCGTATATATGAAAACCAGCCTGAAACCATGAAGAGTATTGCGGTTAGAATGCACAGCAACAACTTCAAGAAAGATCCTGAAGCGAGAAAGACCTGTGTGGACTGCCATAAAGGCGTAGCTCACCCATATCCAAAAGGATAA
- a CDS encoding heavy metal-binding domain-containing protein, whose amino-acid sequence MKTLTNLALITILILSSNVFATETQHKHQHTNNAPAQQAQTYICPMHPEVTGQKGDTCPKCGMNLEAQAGEHHKDDEAMHKEHAHQ is encoded by the coding sequence ATGAAAACCTTAACTAATCTAGCCTTAATCACGATATTAATCCTGAGCAGCAATGTGTTTGCCACTGAAACACAACACAAGCATCAACACACTAATAATGCACCTGCACAACAGGCTCAAACCTATATCTGCCCAATGCACCCTGAAGTGACAGGCCAAAAAGGCGATACCTGCCCTAAATGTGGTATGAACCTCGAAGCCCAAGCAGGCGAGCATCACAAGGATGACGAGGCGATGCACAAAGAGCACGCCCACCAATAA
- a CDS encoding efflux RND transporter periplasmic adaptor subunit, with protein sequence MNQFKTVKPNPKAVLLLSSLLLSTPWASYAQLTAEANPSASQAHSNHGNTQEQAKTYTCPMHPEVESHEPGRCPICNMFLVEKEVPQANADTAQPQAEHTHSEAQATAAQVFDNPTTKVESLVKNQQSGATIKYICPMHAHIISDVPGTCPICGMNLEKVETGGNNQSIDLHISGSMQQALALKVATVKKDTLWKFVETVGQIDYDESQINHIHARVTGWIEKLMIKSVGDSVKKDQLLYEIYSPDLINAQDDYLLAIDTAKSAGSGSRYQDLVRKAGLRLSLLGMNDRQIKQLADSRQTQYRVPFYAKEDGIVKALEVRDGMYIQPSTEVMSLVDLSKVWVIADVFENEQSWIAKGQKAEISVPAMNINGIEGTIDYIYPELDPVTRSLRVRVVLNNSDIALRPKTLAKVSLFGGPNKDVLVVPQEALIQTGKENRVIVKQEDDSFTAKAVTVGMMSQGKAEIISGLSEGERVVTSGQFLLDSEASLKGSLMRLSSGHQH encoded by the coding sequence ATGAACCAATTTAAAACTGTAAAACCTAATCCTAAAGCCGTGCTGCTTCTGAGCAGCCTGCTATTGAGCACCCCATGGGCTAGCTATGCCCAATTAACCGCAGAAGCAAATCCCAGCGCCAGCCAAGCGCATTCAAACCACGGCAACACCCAAGAACAGGCCAAAACCTATACCTGCCCCATGCATCCAGAGGTAGAGAGCCATGAACCGGGTCGCTGCCCAATCTGCAACATGTTTTTAGTGGAAAAAGAAGTCCCGCAGGCAAATGCAGATACCGCTCAACCTCAAGCGGAACATACCCACAGCGAGGCACAAGCCACAGCCGCCCAAGTTTTCGATAACCCAACCACTAAGGTTGAAAGCTTAGTGAAAAATCAACAGTCGGGGGCCACCATTAAATATATCTGCCCCATGCATGCCCATATCATCAGCGATGTACCCGGCACTTGTCCTATCTGTGGTATGAATCTGGAAAAGGTAGAAACCGGTGGCAATAACCAAAGCATTGACCTCCATATTTCTGGCAGTATGCAGCAAGCACTGGCATTAAAGGTCGCTACGGTCAAAAAAGATACCCTGTGGAAATTTGTCGAAACCGTGGGACAAATTGACTACGACGAAAGCCAAATCAACCATATTCACGCTAGGGTCACGGGCTGGATTGAAAAGCTGATGATCAAATCCGTTGGCGATTCAGTGAAAAAGGATCAATTGCTCTACGAGATCTATTCCCCCGACCTCATTAACGCCCAGGACGATTACCTCCTTGCCATAGACACCGCAAAATCCGCAGGTAGCGGTAGCCGTTATCAGGATTTAGTGCGTAAAGCAGGCCTGCGCCTATCACTACTCGGCATGAATGACAGACAAATTAAGCAGCTGGCAGATTCGCGCCAGACTCAATATCGTGTGCCCTTTTATGCGAAAGAAGACGGCATAGTCAAAGCGCTTGAAGTGCGAGATGGTATGTACATCCAACCTTCGACTGAGGTGATGTCGTTGGTGGATCTCTCTAAGGTGTGGGTGATTGCCGATGTGTTCGAAAACGAACAAAGCTGGATAGCCAAAGGCCAGAAAGCCGAAATATCCGTCCCTGCGATGAACATCAACGGCATTGAAGGCACTATCGACTATATCTACCCTGAACTCGACCCCGTAACCCGAAGCCTTAGGGTACGGGTGGTGCTAAACAATTCCGACATTGCTTTACGACCAAAAACCCTAGCCAAAGTCTCACTCTTTGGCGGCCCAAATAAGGATGTATTAGTTGTCCCGCAGGAAGCGCTTATCCAAACGGGTAAAGAGAACCGAGTGATTGTCAAACAAGAGGATGACAGCTTTACCGCTAAGGCCGTTACGGTCGGCATGATGAGCCAAGGTAAAGCCGAGATCATTTCAGGTCTGAGTGAAGGCGAGCGCGTGGTGACCTCAGGGCAATTCCTGCTCGACTCCGAAGCGAGTCTTAAGGGCAGCCTGATGCGCCTGAGCAGTGGTCATCAGCACTAG